A single region of the Anabaena sphaerica FACHB-251 genome encodes:
- a CDS encoding GDP-mannose 4,6-dehydratase, with the protein MTKTALITGITGQDGYYLGHLLLNQNYRVVGLVSPHRQPNLSKLGSLADKVEIYTVDLRDSAALLTAVEQLQPQEIYNLAAPSFVPDSWDDPLGTLDLITGTATRLLNAVRQVGLSTRFYQASSSEMFGDVTTAPQDEETTFRPKNPYAAAKLHAHWTMVHHRQRYGLFACSGILYNHESPLRPPQFVTRKVSLAVASIKLGLAQTLEMGNLDAKRDWGFAGDHVDAMWRMLQADEPEEYVIGTGKLHSVRELIATAFDSVGLDWEKYVIVNTNLLRADEHFQLVANPSKAKKNLGWEPHVSFEQLLGNMVKSDLEQLQSGKVTPFGVSGTGNR; encoded by the coding sequence ATGACAAAAACAGCACTTATTACAGGCATTACAGGTCAAGATGGCTACTATCTTGGCCATTTGCTTCTCAATCAAAATTACCGAGTTGTCGGCTTGGTATCTCCACACCGACAACCTAACCTGTCAAAATTGGGAAGTTTGGCAGATAAAGTAGAAATTTACACCGTTGATTTAAGAGATAGTGCGGCTTTATTAACTGCTGTCGAACAACTACAACCGCAGGAAATTTACAATTTAGCTGCACCTAGTTTCGTTCCCGATTCTTGGGATGATCCTCTGGGAACCCTTGATTTGATCACAGGTACGGCTACCAGATTATTAAACGCAGTTCGGCAAGTTGGTTTATCTACAAGGTTCTATCAAGCCAGCAGTTCGGAAATGTTTGGTGATGTGACTACTGCTCCCCAGGATGAAGAAACCACCTTCCGTCCCAAAAATCCTTATGCAGCAGCAAAATTACACGCTCACTGGACGATGGTACATCACCGACAGCGTTATGGTCTATTCGCTTGTAGTGGTATTTTATATAACCATGAATCGCCTTTACGTCCTCCTCAGTTTGTGACACGGAAAGTTTCTCTAGCCGTAGCATCGATTAAATTGGGTTTAGCTCAAACCTTAGAAATGGGTAACTTAGATGCCAAACGTGATTGGGGTTTTGCGGGAGATCACGTAGATGCTATGTGGCGAATGCTGCAAGCTGATGAGCCGGAAGAATACGTAATTGGTACAGGTAAACTCCACAGCGTCCGGGAATTAATCGCCACAGCATTTGATTCTGTAGGACTGGACTGGGAAAAATATGTAATTGTTAATACTAATTTATTACGAGCGGACGAACACTTTCAACTTGTAGCTAACCCCAGTAAGGCCAAAAAGAATCTGGGATGGGAACCTCACGTTAGTTTTGAGCAACTTTTAGGAAACATGGTAAAAAGCGATTTGGAGCAGTTACAAAGTGGTAAAGTTACACCATTTGGGGTGTCGGGAACAGGTAATCGGTAA
- a CDS encoding hybrid sensor histidine kinase/response regulator, producing MNTLSSILIVDDEPNNFDVIETFLYNENYQLYYAQNGHKAITSLERVQPDVILMDVMMPEMDGLETCQLIKQSARWQPVPIIMVTALTSKEDLARCLSAGADDFISKPIHGMELRSRIHSMLRIKHQYDQVQELLKWREDMVNMMVHDLRNSLTSMILSAHILKYPKLSPEKQQVKVDQIISAGEELQSMIDGLLIMAKLESGKMILNYSEVDIYSLCQSVVEEFSAIAEKKNIQFISELPEPGGSLKVDVAIFRRIINNLISNAIKFSPVNSQIILRANYIETGSAKFEIADFGPGVKKELREKIFDKYEIGTTINNTSQTGLGLAFCKIAIEAHGGKITLQDNHPQGSIFTVEVSEVVTSF from the coding sequence ATGAATACTTTATCTTCTATCTTGATCGTCGATGACGAGCCTAACAATTTTGATGTAATTGAAACTTTTCTTTACAACGAAAACTATCAATTGTACTACGCTCAAAATGGACACAAAGCTATCACTTCTCTAGAAAGGGTTCAACCTGATGTGATCTTAATGGATGTAATGATGCCAGAAATGGATGGACTGGAAACCTGTCAGCTAATTAAGCAAAGCGCCCGTTGGCAGCCGGTTCCTATTATTATGGTTACTGCTCTCACTTCCAAAGAAGATTTAGCTCGATGTCTGAGCGCAGGGGCTGATGATTTTATCAGTAAACCTATACATGGTATGGAATTACGATCTAGGATTCATTCAATGTTACGCATTAAACACCAATACGATCAGGTGCAGGAATTATTAAAGTGGCGAGAAGATATGGTCAATATGATGGTACATGACCTGCGGAATTCTCTCACCAGCATGATTTTATCGGCTCATATACTAAAATATCCCAAGTTATCTCCAGAAAAACAACAAGTAAAAGTTGATCAGATTATTAGTGCTGGAGAGGAATTACAGTCAATGATTGATGGTCTACTAATAATGGCAAAGTTAGAATCTGGTAAGATGATTCTCAACTATTCTGAAGTAGATATTTATAGCTTGTGTCAGTCAGTAGTAGAAGAATTTTCTGCGATCGCAGAAAAGAAAAATATTCAATTCATCAGCGAGCTACCAGAACCTGGTGGTAGTCTTAAGGTAGATGTGGCTATTTTTCGTCGGATCATCAATAATCTTATTTCTAATGCAATTAAGTTTTCTCCTGTTAACAGTCAAATTATTTTACGTGCCAATTATATAGAAACTGGATCAGCAAAATTTGAGATTGCTGACTTTGGACCCGGAGTTAAAAAAGAACTGCGAGAGAAGATTTTCGACAAGTATGAAATAGGAACTACGATTAATAATACCAGCCAGACGGGTTTAGGATTGGCATTCTGTAAAATAGCCATTGAAGCTCATGGCGGCAAAATTACATTACAGGATAATCATCCTCAAGGCTCTATTTTCACCGTTGAAGTCTCAGAGGTTGTTACATCTTTCTGA
- a CDS encoding glycosyltransferase, translating into MNQVAANHLFVFLEIFSLEGGIQSYVKDIFRAYQGLNETGKADVFLLRDSPDCVNPFASENLKFHYFKSDSPQIGRVKMALALLRYLLQKRPQQVFCGHIKLAGLIQTFCQLLGIPYTVLTYGKEVWEPLKNQERRALASASGIWTISRYSRDQACAANGIDPKKVQMLPCAIDGDKFTPGDKAPELVEKYGLNNAKVLMTVARLWSGDIYKGVDVTIRALPQIIQVFPEVKYLVIGRGDDQPRLAQLAKDLGVSDRVIFAGFVPTEALMLHYRLADAYIMPSQEGFGIVYLEAMACGIPVLSGDDDGSADPLQDGKLGWRVPHRNPDAVAAACIEILQGNDQRCDGKWLREQAIAIFGIEAFQQRLQQMLQSSGVRSQESEER; encoded by the coding sequence ATTAATCAAGTGGCAGCTAATCATCTATTTGTGTTCTTAGAAATTTTTAGCCTTGAAGGTGGGATTCAATCCTATGTTAAGGATATTTTTCGCGCCTATCAGGGATTAAACGAAACCGGCAAAGCGGATGTGTTTTTGTTGCGGGATAGTCCTGATTGTGTTAATCCTTTTGCATCAGAAAATTTAAAATTTCATTATTTTAAAAGCGACTCTCCCCAAATAGGCAGAGTTAAAATGGCTTTAGCTTTACTTCGATATCTGCTGCAAAAACGACCGCAACAGGTTTTCTGTGGTCACATTAAGTTAGCAGGACTCATACAAACCTTTTGTCAGCTTTTGGGCATTCCCTATACTGTACTCACCTATGGTAAAGAAGTCTGGGAACCGCTTAAAAATCAAGAAAGACGAGCTTTAGCTTCAGCTTCTGGAATTTGGACAATTAGCCGCTATAGTCGAGATCAAGCTTGTGCTGCTAATGGAATCGACCCGAAAAAGGTACAGATGCTACCTTGTGCTATCGATGGGGATAAATTTACTCCGGGAGATAAAGCACCGGAACTGGTTGAGAAATATGGCTTGAATAATGCCAAGGTATTAATGACAGTAGCGCGGTTGTGGTCTGGGGATATTTACAAGGGTGTGGATGTAACAATTAGAGCCTTACCGCAAATTATCCAGGTGTTTCCAGAGGTAAAATATTTGGTGATTGGTCGAGGAGATGACCAACCAAGATTAGCGCAGTTAGCAAAAGATTTAGGTGTGAGCGATCGCGTCATTTTTGCCGGTTTTGTGCCTACAGAAGCATTAATGTTACACTATCGTTTAGCAGATGCCTATATTATGCCTTCTCAAGAAGGTTTTGGTATCGTTTATCTAGAAGCAATGGCCTGTGGTATACCAGTGTTATCTGGTGATGATGATGGCTCGGCTGATCCCTTGCAAGATGGTAAACTAGGATGGAGAGTACCACACCGCAACCCCGATGCAGTCGCAGCAGCTTGTATAGAAATTCTCCAGGGTAATGATCAACGTTGTGATGGTAAATGGTTGCGAGAACAAGCGATCGCTATATTTGGCATAGAAGCATTTCAACAACGCCTACAACAAATGCTCCAATCATCAGGAGTCAGGAGTCAGGAGTCAGAAGAAAGATAA
- a CDS encoding VOC family protein, translated as MTITLNHTIVPARDKEAAASFFAEIFGLKVESPIGHFAAVHVNDKLTLDFADREDFESHHYAFHVSEQEFDEIFARVKQAGLEYSSDPMHENKGEMNHRKGGRGFYFYDIDGHNLELLTRE; from the coding sequence ATGACAATTACCCTCAATCATACCATAGTACCTGCACGGGACAAGGAAGCAGCAGCAAGTTTCTTTGCGGAAATTTTTGGACTAAAAGTTGAGTCTCCTATTGGTCACTTTGCTGCTGTTCATGTTAACGATAAGCTAACTTTAGATTTTGCTGATAGAGAAGATTTTGAATCACATCATTATGCTTTCCATGTCAGTGAACAAGAATTTGATGAAATTTTTGCACGGGTAAAACAAGCAGGTTTAGAATACAGTAGCGATCCCATGCACGAAAATAAAGGTGAGATGAACCATAGAAAGGGAGGTCGCGGCTTTTATTTTTATGACATCGATGGTCATAATTTGGAACTGTTAACCCGTGAATAG
- a CDS encoding PAS domain S-box protein, with the protein MVLVPLQEMTAFEEVIINSPLTVSSDTSFTEAILQMSAARGSCSLADDTTLDRERFLAEARASCVLVVDGTKVLGIFTQRDVVRLSANGYQLTEKSVADVMAYPVIALRQSDFTDIFAVLTLFKLHHIRHLPIVDDNDQLIGLVTHESLRQMLRPIDLLRSRLVSEVMTTNMVYTSSTTSVLDLTRLMSENQVSSVVIVADDDETRAIGIVTERDIVQFHSLDLSFEKIPAQEVMSSPLFTVSPDDSLWKARSLMQEKHLNRVVVTDADGQLLGIVTQSTLLQGLNPVELYKLVETLEQKVSSLEKEKLDLLENRNTQLEQEIQKRTTELTNQAEKEKLLSSIAGRIRSSLDLQQTLNAIVQKVRTFLQCDRVFIYQFHQDWSGVIVAESVIENHESFLNQEINDPCFAPDWVDTYINGRIRVVPDIYQANLAPCHIELLEQIQTRAKILVPIVQEGQLWGLLSATQKDHPRDWQESEVNLLQQLSTQIVNSLQHRCSIAIQQADIYKQLRLELAERNRTEEALRQSEKRYASLAEAAPVGIFRTDAQGNCIYINERWCQMTGLSYEQAMGTGWINALHLEDREKVAQEWYTAAQANRPFRLEYRFQRPDGLVTWVFSQAVAERGENQQIIGYVGTITDINDRKQAEIALQERKELLSSIAENIADGYAYRLVIHPDGTVEVPYTSTSATKLFGQVKQSLSWQDTFATIAPEDKERCEQVMRDAMQGSGHLDNEYRIRDITGQIRWMNSRGQVRTREDGCVIIEGVTLDITERKQAQADLQALVEGAAAVTGNDLFTLLLEYIATFLDCRCALIVTKNGEYFQTSAFWADGNLQTNISGLLEEMPCNLTIAQGAFCCVSDLQQHFPNESFKELAAQSYVGVAIKSTEGETLGSLCLLDDKPLADSSRAIAILQVFAARVGAELERQQAMTALEQLNQELEIRVEERTAELRESQERWELALRGSNDGIWDWNIKANQVFYSTRWKQMRGFADDEIGSNLQEWSNLIHPDDYDRVMIAVADHLAHKTPFFQEEYRVQRKDGSYMWVLDRRQALWDETGNVLRMVGSESDITSRKQAEAELLAVTSLQQAIFDGIDYSIISTNPEGIIQTFNAAAEKMLGYTAKEVIGKVSPLQFHDHDELQQQAANISEIWGRNITPGMAVFITTAIQGIPNEQEWTYIRKDGSRFPVLLSVTTLYDDKQQIIGFVGIAKDITAKKQADEKLRRTIKELSDFKYALDQAAIVAITDSQGTITYANEKFSQISQYSQDELIGQTHKLVNSGYHSREFFAELWSTISSGNVWRGEIQNCSKDGSFYWVDTTIVPFVNDQGQPVQYLSIRTDITDRKQAEIALQESQRFAQSIADSSPNILYIHDLTTGHNLYINRELTSILGYTPGDLARMGSQVLQQLLHPEDLVAYFAHQQQLQAATDDEILEIEYRVRNINATWRWLSARDAVFKRNSEGRAIQYIGVAQDITERKDASEALEKYAREVEDLYNNAPCGYYSLDSEGIITGINNTQLQWLGYTREEMVGQKYINFLTEQGCQIFHENYPKFKEIGFVKDLEFSLIRKDGTVLPVLINATAVNSADGTYLHSLSTVFDITDRREAEKKLKHQLAVIEAAVDGIAILENNIFTYVNQAHLQLFGYENSEELLGKTWQELYSLEESSRFEQEVFPVLMQQHHWQGEATATRKDGSTFTEGLSLTLTEGGNLISVCRDITDVKKAEQELRTINERLTLTNAELERATRLKDEFLANMSHELRTPLNAILGMSEGLQEEVFGVINQGQQKAIATIERSGRHLLELINDILDLSKIESGKLELQLTSVPVKNLADSSLPFIRQQAIKKNIHLTVGIPDTLGEIVVDELRICQVLINLLNNAVKFTPEGGNVRLEIELEGSYLVISVIDTGIGIAPDDASKLFKPFVQVDTKLSRQYSGTGLGLALVRRLVELHDGTVGVTSEIGQGSRFTVKLPYRQSSTPDLLPHPAVFPQCSLAPENRKVLIIEDTPTAAEQVTRYLDQIGMEGVVYPQGEGAIAQILAHQPALIILDIQLPHRSGWEVLAQIKAHAETQTIPVIIVSVVDERSRGLELGAAEYLIKPIIRQQLHQVINQLRQPPTAATHLESITVEEELPPTQQQPLILIAEDNEANIDTVSNYLESRGYHLLVAGNGLEAIDLAKTHAPDLILMDVQMPLMDGLEAIRLIRADDDIANIPIIALTGLAMPNDHERCLQAGANEYLAKPVRLKQLTKMIQNLLNK; encoded by the coding sequence ATGGTTTTAGTCCCTTTACAGGAAATGACTGCATTTGAGGAGGTAATCATAAACTCTCCCTTAACGGTTTCATCAGATACAAGCTTTACTGAGGCAATTTTGCAGATGAGTGCAGCCAGGGGAAGCTGTTCCTTGGCAGATGATACCACTTTAGATAGGGAGAGGTTTCTAGCAGAAGCTCGCGCCAGTTGTGTCCTGGTGGTTGATGGAACTAAAGTTTTAGGAATTTTTACACAAAGGGATGTTGTCCGTCTTAGCGCCAATGGCTATCAACTGACGGAGAAATCGGTTGCGGATGTTATGGCTTACCCAGTAATCGCATTGAGGCAATCGGACTTTACAGATATATTTGCCGTCCTCACCCTGTTTAAACTTCATCACATCCGTCATTTGCCCATAGTCGATGACAATGACCAATTAATCGGGTTAGTCACCCATGAAAGCCTACGTCAGATGCTGCGTCCAATTGATTTACTGCGATCGCGTCTGGTGTCAGAAGTGATGACTACCAATATGGTTTATACCTCATCGACAACATCAGTGTTAGACCTGACCCGGTTAATGTCAGAAAATCAGGTCAGTTCAGTGGTAATTGTGGCAGATGATGATGAGACTCGTGCTATCGGTATTGTTACTGAAAGGGATATTGTTCAATTCCATTCCCTAGATTTGTCATTTGAGAAAATTCCAGCCCAGGAGGTGATGAGCAGCCCTCTGTTTACCGTCAGTCCTGATGATTCTTTGTGGAAAGCGCGATCGCTGATGCAGGAAAAACATTTAAATCGGGTGGTAGTCACAGACGCTGATGGCCAATTACTGGGTATTGTGACTCAGAGTACACTGCTGCAAGGCTTGAACCCTGTCGAACTTTACAAATTAGTGGAAACCCTGGAGCAGAAAGTTTCCTCTCTAGAAAAAGAAAAGCTGGACTTACTGGAAAACCGCAATACTCAATTGGAGCAGGAGATACAGAAACGGACAACAGAATTGACAAACCAGGCAGAAAAGGAAAAATTATTGAGTTCCATTGCTGGTCGTATCAGGTCTTCACTGGACTTACAGCAGACACTAAATGCCATTGTCCAGAAAGTGCGGACATTTTTGCAGTGCGATCGCGTTTTTATCTATCAGTTCCACCAAGATTGGAGTGGTGTGATAGTTGCAGAATCAGTGATTGAAAATCACGAATCTTTCCTCAATCAAGAGATTAACGACCCTTGTTTTGCGCCAGATTGGGTAGATACTTATATTAATGGACGGATTCGGGTTGTACCTGATATTTATCAAGCTAACTTAGCTCCTTGCCACATTGAGCTACTAGAACAAATCCAAACCCGTGCCAAAATCCTTGTACCCATTGTTCAAGAAGGGCAACTTTGGGGATTATTAAGTGCTACACAAAAAGATCATCCACGAGATTGGCAGGAGTCAGAGGTAAATCTCCTGCAACAACTTTCCACACAAATAGTGAACAGCTTGCAGCATCGCTGCTCTATCGCTATCCAGCAAGCAGATATTTACAAACAACTGCGATTGGAACTAGCCGAGCGCAACCGCACTGAAGAAGCTCTGCGACAGAGTGAAAAACGGTATGCAAGTTTAGCGGAAGCGGCTCCTGTTGGTATCTTCCGCACCGATGCCCAAGGGAATTGTATTTATATCAATGAGCGTTGGTGTCAGATGACCGGACTTAGCTATGAACAAGCAATGGGAACCGGTTGGATCAATGCTTTGCATCTAGAAGACAGAGAAAAAGTTGCACAGGAATGGTATACAGCAGCCCAAGCAAACCGACCTTTCCGTTTAGAATATCGTTTCCAAAGACCCGATGGACTAGTAACTTGGGTTTTTAGTCAAGCAGTAGCAGAACGGGGAGAAAATCAACAAATTATTGGTTATGTAGGCACAATTACCGACATCAACGATCGCAAACAGGCAGAAATAGCCCTACAAGAACGGAAAGAACTGCTCTCTTCCATTGCTGAAAATATTGCCGATGGCTACGCTTATAGATTGGTGATACACCCTGATGGCACAGTGGAAGTTCCTTATACCTCCACATCAGCCACAAAGCTGTTTGGACAGGTCAAACAGTCTTTATCGTGGCAGGATACCTTTGCCACCATTGCTCCTGAAGATAAAGAGCGTTGTGAACAAGTGATGCGGGATGCTATGCAAGGTTCAGGACATCTGGACAACGAGTATCGCATCAGGGACATCACCGGGCAGATCCGCTGGATGAACTCACGGGGTCAGGTTCGCACCCGTGAAGACGGATGTGTAATTATTGAAGGTGTCACCCTAGACATTACTGAACGCAAACAAGCACAAGCTGATCTACAGGCTCTGGTTGAAGGTGCAGCCGCAGTCACAGGTAATGACTTATTCACCTTACTGCTGGAGTATATTGCCACCTTCTTGGACTGTCGCTGCGCCCTCATAGTCACAAAAAACGGGGAATATTTCCAAACATCTGCATTTTGGGCAGACGGAAACCTACAAACTAATATCTCTGGCTTGTTAGAAGAGATGCCTTGTAATTTGACCATAGCACAAGGCGCGTTTTGCTGTGTCAGCGACCTCCAGCAGCATTTCCCCAATGAAAGTTTCAAAGAATTGGCAGCCCAGAGTTACGTGGGTGTAGCTATAAAGTCTACCGAAGGGGAGACTTTGGGCAGCCTTTGCTTATTAGATGATAAACCCCTGGCAGATTCCTCTAGAGCGATCGCTATATTACAAGTCTTTGCCGCGCGAGTAGGGGCAGAATTAGAGCGCCAGCAGGCAATGACAGCACTCGAACAACTCAACCAGGAATTAGAAATCAGAGTTGAAGAACGCACAGCCGAACTGCGCGAAAGTCAAGAACGCTGGGAACTGGCACTGCGGGGTAGTAATGATGGCATCTGGGATTGGAACATCAAAGCCAATCAAGTTTTCTATTCCACTCGCTGGAAACAAATGCGGGGATTTGCGGATGATGAAATCGGTTCTAATCTGCAAGAATGGTCAAATCTGATTCATCCTGATGATTACGACCGGGTAATGATTGCAGTTGCAGATCACCTAGCTCACAAAACTCCTTTCTTCCAAGAAGAATATCGAGTACAGCGCAAAGATGGCTCCTATATGTGGGTGCTAGATCGCAGACAGGCTTTGTGGGATGAGACAGGTAATGTCCTTCGCATGGTCGGTTCAGAAAGCGATATTACCAGTCGTAAACAAGCTGAAGCTGAGTTACTTGCTGTCACAAGTCTGCAACAAGCCATTTTCGATGGCATCGATTATTCTATTATTTCCACCAACCCAGAAGGTATCATCCAAACCTTCAACGCCGCTGCGGAAAAGATGTTAGGCTACACCGCAAAAGAGGTAATTGGTAAAGTTAGTCCCCTACAGTTTCATGATCACGACGAACTGCAACAGCAAGCAGCTAACATCTCAGAAATATGGGGTAGGAATATCACACCGGGTATGGCAGTTTTTATCACCACAGCTATACAAGGAATTCCTAACGAACAAGAGTGGACTTACATTCGCAAAGATGGCTCCCGGTTTCCGGTGTTGCTTTCTGTGACAACTCTCTACGACGACAAACAACAAATTATCGGCTTTGTCGGTATTGCTAAAGATATTACTGCCAAAAAGCAAGCAGATGAAAAACTGCGCCGGACTATCAAAGAATTATCGGATTTTAAATATGCCTTAGACCAAGCGGCAATTGTGGCTATTACCGACTCTCAGGGTACTATTACTTATGCAAATGAAAAGTTTAGCCAAATTTCTCAATATTCTCAGGATGAATTAATCGGCCAAACCCACAAACTTGTTAATTCTGGCTATCACTCCAGGGAATTCTTTGCCGAACTTTGGTCTACTATTTCCAGTGGTAATGTTTGGCGAGGTGAAATTCAAAATTGCAGCAAGGATGGGAGTTTCTACTGGGTAGACACTACCATAGTTCCCTTTGTCAATGACCAGGGACAGCCTGTACAGTATTTGTCCATCCGCACTGATATCACCGACCGCAAACAAGCAGAAATTGCTCTACAAGAAAGCCAGCGTTTTGCTCAAAGTATTGCTGACAGTTCCCCTAATATCCTCTATATCCACGATTTGACAACTGGACACAACCTCTACATTAACCGGGAACTAACAAGCATCCTGGGTTACACACCAGGGGATCTGGCGCGAATGGGTTCCCAGGTGTTACAACAGCTATTACATCCAGAGGACTTGGTAGCTTACTTTGCACACCAACAACAATTACAAGCAGCGACTGATGATGAAATTCTAGAAATTGAGTACCGTGTCCGTAATATTAATGCTACATGGCGCTGGCTTTCTGCTCGTGATGCCGTTTTTAAGAGAAATAGCGAAGGAAGGGCGATTCAATATATTGGTGTAGCACAAGATATTACTGAACGCAAAGATGCCTCAGAAGCTTTAGAGAAATATGCACGGGAGGTTGAGGATCTATACAATAATGCCCCTTGTGGTTATTATTCCCTGGACTCTGAAGGTATAATCACTGGGATTAATAATACTCAGTTGCAATGGCTAGGTTACACCCGCGAGGAGATGGTGGGACAAAAATACATTAATTTTCTGACTGAACAAGGTTGCCAAATCTTTCATGAAAACTATCCAAAATTTAAAGAGATCGGCTTTGTGAAAGATTTAGAGTTTTCTCTGATACGTAAAGATGGCACAGTGTTACCAGTCCTCATCAATGCTACGGCTGTCAACAGTGCTGATGGTACTTACCTACATAGTCTCTCCACTGTTTTTGATATTACTGACCGTAGAGAAGCTGAGAAAAAACTAAAACACCAATTAGCTGTGATCGAGGCCGCTGTGGATGGGATCGCTATCCTGGAAAATAATATATTCACCTATGTGAACCAAGCACATCTGCAACTTTTTGGGTATGAAAATTCCGAAGAATTACTCGGTAAAACTTGGCAAGAATTATATTCTTTAGAAGAATCTAGCCGCTTTGAGCAGGAAGTTTTTCCTGTCTTGATGCAGCAGCATCACTGGCAGGGTGAAGCAACTGCAACCCGTAAGGATGGTAGCACTTTTACTGAAGGTCTGTCTTTAACGCTGACAGAAGGAGGAAATTTGATTTCTGTCTGCCGAGATATTACTGATGTCAAAAAGGCAGAACAGGAATTACGGACAATTAATGAACGGCTAACTCTCACCAATGCTGAGTTAGAACGTGCCACTCGCTTGAAAGATGAGTTTTTGGCAAATATGAGTCATGAATTGCGAACGCCATTAAATGCGATTTTAGGAATGTCTGAAGGCTTACAGGAAGAGGTCTTTGGTGTCATTAACCAAGGGCAGCAGAAAGCGATCGCTACTATTGAACGTAGCGGTAGACACTTACTAGAGTTGATTAACGATATCCTTGACCTGTCTAAAATTGAGTCTGGTAAGTTAGAACTCCAACTAACATCTGTGCCAGTTAAAAACCTGGCTGATTCCAGTTTGCCCTTTATCCGGCAACAAGCTATTAAAAAGAACATTCATTTAACTGTTGGTATTCCCGATACTTTGGGGGAAATTGTCGTTGATGAACTTCGTATCTGTCAGGTGCTGATCAACCTGCTAAATAATGCCGTCAAATTCACACCTGAAGGTGGTAATGTACGGTTAGAAATTGAGTTAGAAGGTTCTTACCTGGTTATTTCGGTGATTGATACTGGTATTGGTATTGCCCCAGATGATGCTAGTAAACTATTTAAACCCTTTGTGCAAGTAGATACAAAATTAAGCCGTCAGTATAGTGGAACTGGTCTGGGACTGGCTCTGGTGCGCCGCTTGGTTGAGTTACATGATGGCACAGTTGGGGTAACTAGCGAGATTGGTCAAGGCAGTCGTTTTACTGTCAAGCTACCCTATCGCCAGTCCAGCACGCCTGATTTGTTGCCCCACCCTGCTGTCTTTCCTCAATGTAGTTTAGCGCCAGAAAATAGGAAGGTATTAATCATTGAAGATACACCTACAGCGGCTGAACAGGTGACACGCTACTTAGATCAGATAGGTATGGAGGGGGTAGTTTATCCGCAAGGTGAAGGAGCGATCGCTCAAATTCTTGCACACCAACCAGCATTAATAATTCTCGATATTCAGCTTCCTCATAGGTCAGGTTGGGAAGTATTAGCACAGATTAAGGCTCATGCAGAAACCCAAACTATTCCTGTAATCATCGTTTCCGTAGTTGATGAGCGATCGCGCGGTCTGGAATTAGGTGCTGCTGAATATTTAATCAAACCGATTATCCGTCAACAACTCCATCAGGTAATTAACCAACTCCGCCAACCTCCTACTGCCGCTACACATCTGGAGAGTATCACTGTTGAGGAGGAATTACCACCAACTCAACAACAACCTCTAATCTTGATAGCGGAAGATAATGAGGCGAATATTGATACCGTATCTAACTATTTAGAGAGTCGCGGTTATCATCTGCTGGTGGCTGGAAATGGACTGGAAGCCATTGACCTAGCTAAGACTCATGCTCCTGATTTGATATTGATGGATGTGCAAATGCCACTAATGGACGGTCTCGAAGCTATTCGTTTGATTCGCGCTGATGACGATATAGCTAATATTCCCATTATTGCTTTGACTGGTTTAGCTATGCCTAACGATCATGAAAGATGCCTTCAGGCAGGAGCTAATGAATATCTGGCAAAACCTGTAAGATTAAAGCAACTTACAAAAATGATTCAAAACTTATTAAATAAATAA